Sequence from the [Clostridium] scindens genome:
AAGTCAAAAGGATTTATTGAGACAAGAGGACTGGTAGCGGCAATCGAGGCGGCAGACGCGATGGTGAAGGCGGCAAACGTGACGCTGTCGGGCAAGAAGATGATCGGCGGCGGACTTGTGACCGTGGTCATCGAAGGCGACGTAGGAGCCGTAAAGGCAGCCGTGGATGCAGGGGCAGCGGCAGCACAGAAGGTAGGAGAACTGGTGAGCGTCCATGTTATCGC
This genomic interval carries:
- a CDS encoding BMC domain-containing protein, coding for MKSKGFIETRGLVAAIEAADAMVKAANVTLSGKKMIGGGLVTVVIEGDVGAVKAAVDAGAAAAQKVGELVSVHVIARPDAEIDAFLN